The genomic interval CAAGATCCTCTTTCTCAGAGGAAAAAGGGTAATGCTTGCTGGATAGTGACTTGGCTATGCTGTATGAAGTGCCTACAAAAAGGTTCAATGAGCAGGTAAAAAGGAACATCAAAAGGTTTCTGGAAGAGTTCATGTTCCAGCTTACAAAAGAAGAGCTTGAAAGTTTGAGGTCGCAAATTGCGACCTCAAAAAGAGGTGGTCGGAGATACTTACCTTATGCTTTTACTGAGCATGCACGAGTTCTGGGGGTCAGCCCTTGAAATTTGACATCCTTTATTTGTCAAATTTCAAGGGCTGACCCCAATGGGCCCCTATGCATGGTAGTCTCCCAATCAAACGCTCACCGCAAAGCCTGGGGGCAGGCATTGAATTATACGATTGGGAAATAAATCCATAATTCAAGGCACGAACCCCGGACTTTGCGTGGAAAGATGAACTCTTCGCCGGCAGGGGTGCATTACCATAATTGCAAAAAATATGGGTTTCCCTGCATATTTATCTACAAATATTTTCCCACCAAAATCACCTGCCCCAACTGAATAAACATAATTTCCACCGAAAAGATGCACGTCATCTTTATGAACATAGCTATTATCAATAAGAGGTTTTCCATCAGGCCCTATTAAGCCCTCATCAGGGGCAAGAAGGTCTTTTTCACGGAGCTCTTTTTCTAAAATTAGGATAACTTCTTCCAAGCTGAGCTCTTTTTCCACTGGATAGATAAACTTATCGATTCTCTTTAAATCAAATGACCGATAATCCAGTCTAACGATGGTTATTTTTACTTCTTCTCCTATTTCAGGAATGGATGATACTATAACTACCCATTCAGCGGTAGTAGGATCAAACGATCCTACAGTATATGGTTGCATAAGGATTACTATTGAATAAGCTTTTCCTGAAGTGACAAACCCTACTTCTTCAAGCCCCTTAACACTCTCCCAAATAGTTGGGGCATATAGTTTGAGTTCCTCTCTGATACGGTTATCTATAGTGTGATCTTCATAATACAGGTAAATATTCCCTTCAGGAGTGGACTGTGCCATTAAGCACCGAAAATT from bacterium carries:
- a CDS encoding ORF6N domain-containing protein, whose amino-acid sequence is MLYEVPTKRFNEQVKRNIKRFLEEFMFQLTKEELESLRSQIATSKRGGRRYLPYAFTEHARVLGVSP